A region of Malaciobacter marinus DNA encodes the following proteins:
- the yedE gene encoding selenium metabolism membrane protein YedE/FdhT: MNFWQNFKRDFLVKFWAPIPAVIALGILSAYYFGITGTYWAVTGEFTRWGGHILEAFGVDLSTWGYYKIMNMDGNIFTRIDGVMIIGMFAGCIAAAFWGNNVKLRMPVSSTRVYQALIGGIIAGFGARLGMGCNLASFFTGIPQFSFHAWMFTLAMILGVYLGAKFSLLPFFQSKIKLKKVSCSKELHTDKKRVNNLFKLGSIVFIAVLLWAVYLIFVQGSTKLGMAMLFGSAFGLAIAKAQICFTSAFRDIFTTGRSQMAKAIVIGMVVATIGVFSYITMGQPAKIMWAGPNAIIGGVLFGFGIVLAGGCECGWMYRAVEGQVHFWVVGIGNVIGSTLLAFVWDDLSLQLATSWPKINLLESFGNYGGLFLNYGLLVLLFILILVLEKRYLKKSINR; this comes from the coding sequence ATGAACTTTTGGCAAAATTTCAAAAGAGATTTTTTAGTTAAGTTTTGGGCACCTATTCCTGCTGTTATTGCACTTGGAATTTTATCGGCTTATTACTTTGGTATTACTGGAACTTATTGGGCTGTAACTGGTGAATTTACTAGATGGGGTGGACATATTCTTGAAGCCTTTGGTGTGGATTTATCTACTTGGGGATATTACAAAATCATGAATATGGATGGTAATATTTTTACAAGAATTGATGGTGTTATGATTATTGGTATGTTTGCAGGTTGTATTGCTGCTGCATTTTGGGGAAATAATGTAAAACTTAGAATGCCTGTAAGTAGTACTAGAGTTTATCAAGCTTTAATAGGTGGTATTATTGCAGGTTTTGGAGCAAGACTTGGTATGGGTTGTAACCTTGCAAGTTTCTTTACTGGTATTCCACAATTTTCATTTCATGCTTGGATGTTTACTCTTGCTATGATTTTAGGGGTATATTTAGGTGCTAAATTTTCACTACTTCCATTTTTCCAATCAAAAATTAAACTAAAAAAAGTATCGTGCTCAAAAGAGTTACATACTGATAAAAAAAGAGTAAATAATCTTTTTAAATTAGGAAGCATAGTATTTATTGCAGTTCTTTTATGGGCAGTTTATCTAATTTTTGTTCAAGGTAGTACAAAACTTGGAATGGCAATGTTATTTGGTAGTGCTTTTGGTTTAGCAATTGCAAAAGCTCAAATATGTTTTACATCTGCATTTAGAGATATTTTTACAACAGGTAGAAGCCAAATGGCAAAAGCAATTGTTATTGGTATGGTAGTTGCAACAATTGGTGTATTTTCATATATTACAATGGGACAACCTGCAAAAATCATGTGGGCAGGACCAAATGCAATTATTGGCGGTGTTTTATTTGGATTTGGTATTGTTTTAGCTGGTGGTTGCGAATGTGGTTGGATGTATAGAGCTGTTGAAGGACAAGTTCATTTTTGGGTAGTTGGAATTGGAAATGTTATAGGTTCAACACTACTAGCTTTTGTTTGGGATGATTTATCATTACAATTAGCTACAAGCTGGCCAAAAATTAATTTACTTGAATCATTTGGTAATTATGGTGGATTATTCTTAAATTATGGCCTATTAGTTCTTCTTTTTATACTTATTTTAGTATTAGAAAAAAGATATTTAAAGAAATCAATAAATAGATAA
- the yedF gene encoding sulfurtransferase-like selenium metabolism protein YedF, with amino-acid sequence MKKDEIVPDYRLDMQGEPCPYPAVNALETMKDLKKGEILEVISDCPQSINNIPADAKNHGYEVLEVDSSGPTIKYVIRK; translated from the coding sequence ATGAAAAAAGATGAAATTGTTCCAGATTATAGACTTGATATGCAAGGGGAACCTTGCCCATATCCAGCAGTAAATGCACTTGAAACAATGAAAGATTTAAAAAAAGGTGAAATATTAGAGGTAATTAGTGATTGTCCACAAAGTATCAATAATATTCCAGCAGATGCAAAAAATCATGGATATGAAGTTTTAGAAGTAGATAGTAGTGGTCCAACTATTAAATACGTAATTAGAAAATAG
- a CDS encoding glutaminase, which produces MNYQTILEEIYEQIQPELTKGKVASYIPALKQVDADDFAMSIHLLDGRSYNIGSYNKKFSIQSISKVFTFSMALELYSTKLYKRVWHEPSGNPFNSLIQLEYEKGIPRNPFINAGAIVTTDTLLSYYKTKEKAFKAINNFINTLCKENITYDEKIFDSELKHGYRNQALASLMKSFNNIKNPIENTLDTYFKQCSLMMNCEQLAKSMLYLANHGEDPITKEIYINSSRAKRVNSLMLTCGHYDASGDFAFHVGLPGKSGVGGGIVAVVPKKMSICVYSPRLNAKGNSHAGTKALELFTSKTKLSIF; this is translated from the coding sequence ATGAACTATCAAACTATTCTTGAAGAAATTTATGAACAAATACAACCAGAACTTACAAAAGGAAAAGTTGCTAGTTATATTCCAGCACTTAAACAAGTAGATGCAGATGATTTTGCCATGAGTATTCATTTACTAGATGGTAGATCTTATAATATTGGCTCATATAATAAAAAATTTTCCATTCAAAGTATTTCAAAAGTTTTTACTTTTAGTATGGCTTTAGAACTTTACTCAACTAAACTTTATAAAAGAGTATGGCATGAACCATCAGGTAACCCTTTTAACTCACTTATTCAATTAGAGTATGAAAAAGGTATACCAAGAAACCCATTTATTAATGCAGGTGCAATAGTTACAACAGATACTTTACTTTCATACTATAAAACAAAAGAAAAAGCCTTTAAAGCAATTAATAACTTTATAAACACTCTTTGCAAAGAAAATATCACATATGATGAAAAAATATTTGATTCTGAGTTAAAACATGGATATAGAAATCAAGCTTTAGCAAGTTTAATGAAAAGTTTTAACAATATAAAAAATCCAATAGAAAATACTTTAGATACTTATTTTAAACAGTGTTCTTTGATGATGAACTGCGAACAATTAGCAAAATCAATGTTATATTTAGCAAATCATGGAGAAGATCCAATAACAAAAGAGATTTATATAAACTCATCAAGAGCAAAAAGAGTTAACTCTTTAATGTTAACTTGTGGTCACTATGATGCATCAGGAGATTTTGCTTTTCATGTGGGACTTCCTGGTAAAAGTGGCGTTGGAGGTGGAATAGTAGCAGTGGTTCCTAAAAAAATGTCAATTTGTGTTTACTCACCAAGATTAAATGCAAAAGGAAATTCACACGCTGGAACAAAAGCTTTAGAACTATTTACATCAAAAACTAAACTATCAATCTTTTAA
- a CDS encoding DUF1924 domain-containing protein, with product MKNLLLIFIFATFSFSSELNTYLSNLKKEATKENPNFKEFNIKRGEGIFTSKHIGKKGKKIACTSCHGIDLTKKSENYFTAKEIEPLSKKVNPTRLTDVKKVKKWLRRNFKDVYNRVGTAQEKGDVLVYILNK from the coding sequence ATGAAAAATTTACTTCTAATATTTATCTTTGCTACTTTCTCTTTTAGTAGTGAACTAAATACTTATTTAAGCAATTTAAAAAAAGAAGCAACAAAAGAAAATCCAAACTTTAAAGAGTTTAATATTAAAAGAGGTGAAGGAATCTTTACTTCTAAACATATTGGGAAAAAAGGGAAAAAGATTGCATGTACTTCATGCCATGGTATAGATTTAACAAAAAAAAGTGAAAACTATTTTACAGCAAAAGAGATAGAACCTTTATCAAAAAAAGTAAACCCTACAAGATTAACTGATGTAAAAAAAGTGAAAAAATGGCTAAGAAGAAATTTCAAAGATGTATATAATAGAGTTGGTACAGCACAAGAAAAAGGTGATGTACTAGTTTATATTTTAAATAAGTAA